From a region of the Leptospira kmetyi serovar Malaysia str. Bejo-Iso9 genome:
- a CDS encoding molybdopterin molybdotransferase MoeA, whose translation MISVEEALAKILSEVSKAKTEILPLQESLGRILSRDISADRDYPPFHRSTMDGYAIRSQDYDSSKVYTCKKEIFAGTESVLDPGEEIVKIMTGAVVPEGLDAVIKIEESEEISKDEDSVRIRFSANKVFHFLNIAARGEDLKKGESVLKAGTKIGMSELSLLASLGMNRVSVSSLPKVTIISTGNEVVPVDARPYPYQIRDSNSYSLIAILRKYEIQPEAALLVPDDEVKIADALRQGLQSDILLLSGGVSMGSMDLVPPLLKRLGVEEIFHKVQLKPGKPIWFGKKGQTAVFGLPGNPFSVQVCARIFLDPYLRSFLGMEISKPQRYTFFGTRKKKNSLPEYFPVLLETKEQTGIAAKSFNGSGDIRAGLLSDGIALHPADQNEIPEEQVLDFYPW comes from the coding sequence TTGATTTCCGTCGAAGAGGCACTTGCGAAAATTCTTTCCGAGGTTTCCAAAGCGAAAACGGAAATACTTCCTCTCCAGGAAAGTTTGGGAAGAATTTTGAGCAGAGATATTTCCGCGGATCGGGATTATCCGCCGTTTCATCGATCGACTATGGACGGTTATGCGATCCGCAGTCAAGACTACGATTCATCCAAGGTTTATACGTGCAAAAAGGAAATTTTCGCGGGAACGGAATCCGTTCTCGATCCCGGAGAAGAAATCGTAAAGATCATGACGGGAGCGGTCGTTCCCGAAGGACTCGATGCGGTGATTAAAATCGAGGAGAGCGAAGAAATTTCCAAGGACGAAGATTCCGTCCGAATTCGATTCAGCGCGAACAAAGTATTCCATTTTTTGAATATAGCGGCTCGAGGCGAAGATTTGAAAAAGGGAGAATCCGTTCTCAAAGCGGGAACAAAAATCGGAATGTCCGAACTTTCTCTTTTGGCATCCCTCGGAATGAATCGTGTTTCCGTAAGTTCATTGCCGAAGGTTACGATCATTTCGACCGGAAACGAGGTCGTTCCCGTCGACGCAAGGCCGTATCCGTATCAAATCCGGGATTCGAATTCTTATTCTCTGATCGCTATATTAAGAAAATATGAAATTCAACCCGAAGCTGCGTTATTGGTTCCCGACGACGAAGTAAAAATCGCGGATGCCTTGCGACAAGGTTTACAATCGGATATTCTTCTTTTATCCGGCGGAGTTTCCATGGGAAGTATGGACTTGGTTCCTCCTTTGTTAAAGCGACTCGGAGTTGAGGAAATATTTCACAAGGTTCAGTTGAAACCTGGCAAACCGATTTGGTTCGGTAAAAAAGGACAAACCGCGGTTTTTGGTCTTCCAGGAAATCCTTTCAGCGTTCAGGTTTGCGCGAGAATCTTTTTGGATCCGTATCTCCGTTCTTTTCTCGGAATGGAAATTTCAAAACCGCAACGTTATACGTTTTTTGGAACGCGTAAAAAGAAGAATTCTTTGCCGGAATATTTTCCGGTTCTTTTGGAAACAAAGGAACAAACCGGAATCGCGGCCAAGTCGTTTAACGGAAGCGGGGACATACGAGCGGGTCTTCTTTCCGATGGGATCGCCTTACATCCCGCGGATCAAAACGAAATTCCGGAAGAGCAGGTTTTGGATTTTTATCCTTGGTAA
- a CDS encoding YdeI/OmpD-associated family protein: MIELNSELIQKMRLKEGNSLIVLDNEKEYKFSPIDGVRFTNQSSEADGILLFANSSSSLKSAFLKILKSIGRETLLWIAYPKKSSGIKTDLDRDHGWDILSENGYDGVSLISLNDTWSAARFKKADTVKKGGSKAEKQKRPELSKYINYEKKTVQLPDDVKKSFSKNKNAKESFEVLAWSHKREYIESILEAKSPETRSKRILKMVETLSSPKTPAKKKSVK; this comes from the coding sequence ATGATCGAACTGAATTCCGAACTCATTCAAAAGATGCGACTCAAGGAAGGCAACAGCCTGATCGTTCTCGACAACGAGAAAGAATATAAATTCTCTCCCATCGACGGCGTTCGTTTTACGAATCAAAGTTCGGAAGCGGACGGAATTCTTCTTTTTGCAAATTCGTCTTCTTCTTTAAAATCCGCGTTCTTAAAAATTCTCAAATCGATCGGAAGGGAAACCCTGCTTTGGATCGCTTATCCGAAAAAATCTTCGGGGATTAAAACGGATTTGGATCGGGATCACGGTTGGGATATCCTTTCCGAAAACGGATACGACGGAGTTTCTTTGATTTCTTTAAACGACACTTGGTCGGCGGCGCGTTTTAAAAAAGCGGACACGGTAAAAAAAGGCGGTTCAAAAGCCGAAAAACAAAAACGACCCGAACTTTCCAAATATATAAACTACGAAAAGAAAACGGTTCAACTTCCGGACGACGTCAAAAAATCCTTTTCTAAAAATAAGAATGCGAAAGAATCCTTCGAGGTCCTCGCTTGGTCGCACAAAAGAGAATATATCGAATCGATCTTGGAAGCGAAGTCTCCCGAAACGAGATCCAAGCGGATCCTAAAGATGGTCGAAACCTTGAGTTCCCCGAAAACTCCAGCCAAGAAAAAATCCGTAAAATGA
- a CDS encoding hybrid sensor histidine kinase/response regulator, with amino-acid sequence MIKNLPISAPARISFLYLLLASAWIFFSDQFISLLSFDPFILTTLQTYKGWAFVITTTVLLFFILNRYFLLLKKESEEQKIAETALIESERRFRVTLENINLIGLGLDAEATITFCNDYLLNLSGWKREEIIGKNWFDYFLLEQERDQVKSIFKDAVISKTLPLHYENYLKTKSGEKRLVQWDNTLLQDPEGNVIGTISIGTDITDRKRAESDRLELERRLLHAQKLESLGVLAGGIAHDFNNLLGGIFGYIDLAREKLDEEDPIAPYLDKAIQVFNRAKDLTQQLLTFAKGGKPIRKTGSLAPLLNDCVLFALSGSNVSCHFDIDPNLCLCDFDENQIHQVIENIIINSIQSMPLGGTIQVTAKNTYLSKDNSKHLKEGEYALISVKDSGIGIPKDLISRIFEPFFTTKQKGTGLGLATSYSIIQKHDGGIEVFSEPGVGSTFNIYLPMSKNKVENNQTKNPLRHHGRGKILIMDDEEFILEIFSDMLERMGYTTAHAKNGSEAIQLFKRARDSGQPFDVLIFDLTIPGGLGGEKTISEIRKIDSDVIAIASSGYSEDPIISSPKEYGFHASLRKPFRKSDLSELLEKVIDGRKTLKR; translated from the coding sequence ATGATTAAGAACCTGCCTATCTCAGCCCCGGCCCGGATTTCTTTTTTATACCTGTTGCTTGCTTCCGCTTGGATTTTTTTTTCCGATCAGTTTATTAGCTTATTATCTTTCGATCCTTTTATCTTAACTACCTTACAAACGTATAAGGGTTGGGCTTTCGTAATCACTACGACCGTTTTGTTATTCTTCATTCTCAATCGATATTTTTTACTTTTAAAAAAAGAATCGGAAGAACAAAAAATAGCCGAGACCGCGCTCATCGAATCCGAAAGAAGATTCAGAGTCACTCTTGAAAACATAAATCTCATCGGCTTGGGTTTGGACGCGGAGGCGACCATCACGTTCTGCAACGATTATCTTCTCAATTTAAGCGGATGGAAACGGGAAGAGATCATCGGCAAAAACTGGTTCGATTATTTTTTACTCGAACAGGAAAGGGATCAGGTCAAATCCATCTTCAAGGACGCGGTGATTTCCAAAACTCTTCCTCTTCACTATGAAAATTATCTGAAAACAAAAAGCGGTGAAAAGAGATTGGTTCAATGGGACAACACTCTTCTCCAAGATCCGGAAGGCAACGTGATCGGAACCATCAGCATCGGAACCGATATCACCGATCGTAAACGCGCCGAGTCGGATCGTCTCGAATTGGAAAGAAGACTTTTACACGCTCAGAAACTGGAAAGCCTCGGGGTTTTAGCGGGAGGAATCGCGCACGATTTCAACAACCTGCTCGGCGGAATTTTCGGTTATATCGATCTAGCCCGAGAAAAGTTGGACGAAGAAGATCCGATCGCGCCGTATCTCGATAAGGCGATTCAAGTTTTCAATCGAGCAAAGGATCTTACTCAACAACTTCTTACCTTTGCCAAAGGCGGAAAACCGATCCGTAAAACCGGCTCTTTGGCTCCTCTTTTAAACGATTGTGTTCTTTTTGCTTTGAGCGGTTCCAACGTTTCCTGTCATTTCGATATCGATCCGAATCTTTGTCTTTGCGATTTCGACGAAAATCAAATCCACCAAGTGATAGAAAATATCATCATCAATTCGATTCAATCCATGCCCTTGGGCGGAACGATTCAAGTCACGGCAAAGAACACATACTTGAGTAAGGACAACTCGAAACACTTAAAGGAAGGAGAATACGCTCTGATCTCCGTCAAGGACAGCGGGATCGGAATTCCGAAAGATTTAATTTCCAGAATCTTCGAACCTTTCTTTACCACAAAACAAAAAGGCACGGGCCTAGGGCTCGCGACCTCTTATTCCATCATTCAAAAACACGACGGAGGAATCGAAGTATTCTCCGAGCCGGGAGTGGGCAGCACGTTCAACATCTATCTTCCAATGTCCAAGAACAAGGTCGAAAACAATCAGACCAAAAACCCGTTGCGTCATCACGGACGCGGAAAAATTCTCATCATGGACGACGAAGAATTTATACTCGAAATTTTTTCGGATATGTTGGAAAGAATGGGTTACACGACCGCACACGCAAAAAACGGATCGGAAGCGATTCAACTTTTCAAACGAGCCAGAGACTCGGGTCAACCCTTCGACGTCTTGATTTTCGATCTTACGATTCCCGGCGGATTGGGCGGTGAAAAAACGATTTCCGAAATCAGAAAGATCGATTCCGATGTCATCGCGATCGCTTCGAGCGGCTATTCGGAAGATCCGATTATTTCTTCGCCGAAAGAATACGGGTTTCACGCAAGTTTAAGAAAACCGTTTCGCAAAAGCGATCTCTCCGAACTTTTAGAGAAAGTGATCGACGGAAGAAAAACTCTCAAACGCTGA